Proteins co-encoded in one Vigna radiata var. radiata cultivar VC1973A unplaced genomic scaffold, Vradiata_ver6 scaffold_134, whole genome shotgun sequence genomic window:
- the LOC106753616 gene encoding transcription elongation factor SPT4 homolog 2 isoform X1 has translation MAIAPAQIPTSFGHELRACLRCRLVKTYDQFRESGCENCQFFKMEEDHERVVECTTPNFNGIISVMDPSRSWAARWLRIGKFAPGVYTLAVSEALPEEMQAICEDERVQYVPPKRL, from the exons ATGGCAATTGCACCCGCACAAATTCCTACTAGCTTTGGCCATGAGTTGAGGGCATGTCTTCGTTGTCGCCTTGTCAAAACCTATGATCAG TTCCGAGAGTCGGGCTGTGAGAACTGCCAGTTCTTTAAGATGGAAGAAGATCATGAGCGTGTTGTTGAATGCACTACTCCTAATTTTAATGG GATCATTTCTGTTATGGATCCCTCTCGCAGCTGGGCTGCCCGATGGTTGCGCATTG GAAAATTCGCTCCTGGTGTTTATACTCTTGCGGTCTCAGAGGCACTCCCAGAAGAGATGCAG gCTATATGCGAGGACGAGCGTGTGCAGTATGTCCCTCCCAAACGTCTGTGA
- the LOC106753616 gene encoding transcription elongation factor SPT4 homolog 2 isoform X2, with translation MAIAPAQIPTSFGHELRACLRCRLVKTYDQFRESGCENCQFFKMEEDHERVVECTTPNFNGIISVMDPSRSWAARWLRIAVRLSPSFDGGEVPEKALRRSS, from the exons ATGGCAATTGCACCCGCACAAATTCCTACTAGCTTTGGCCATGAGTTGAGGGCATGTCTTCGTTGTCGCCTTGTCAAAACCTATGATCAG TTCCGAGAGTCGGGCTGTGAGAACTGCCAGTTCTTTAAGATGGAAGAAGATCATGAGCGTGTTGTTGAATGCACTACTCCTAATTTTAATGG GATCATTTCTGTTATGGATCCCTCTCGCAGCTGGGCTGCCCGATGGTTGCGCATTG CCGTCCGGTTGTCTCCTAGCTTTGacgggggggaggtacctgaaaaggcactccgacgctcaagttag
- the LOC106753558 gene encoding putative pentatricopeptide repeat-containing protein At5g43820 isoform X4, with product MSFRSFLFLARFTKPYHRPHLSMRRSPLSSLHAPSCSPHIDERLVLDQISHLFPIPSSKSQNPVSKPLETPQPDAQPVDAFLPAQDKLRGVFLQKLKGKAAIETALSNVGADVDVSVLGKVLNNGNLSGESMVRFFNWAIKQPGVPNDVGSYRVIVKALGRRKFFVFMMGVLCDMRKRGIDGDLLMLSIVIDSFVRAGHVSRAIQIFGSLDDLGVRRDTEALNVLLSCLCHRSHVGAANSVLNSVKGKVCFDVGTYNVVAGGWSKIGKVGEVERIMREMDTDGVAPDCRTFGFLMESLGRVGRMDEAVKVFCAMKEKNCQPDTAAYNAMIFNFLSVWDFEECMKYYNRMLSDNCEPDLDTFDRIITAFLRVRKVADALQMFDEMLKRGVVPSIGTITTFIKRLCSYGPPYAALVIYKKARKSGCVISMEAYKILLMRLSEVGKCGTLLSIWKEMQECGYSSDLEVYEYIISGLCNVGQLENAVLVMEEALGKRFCPRRLVYSKLSNRLLATKKTEMAYKLFLKIKHTRSLENARKYWRGNGWHF from the coding sequence ATGTCGTTTCGATCTTTCCTCTTCCTCGCGCGCTTCACCAAACCGTACCACCGTCCTCATCTGTCCATGCGCCGTTCCCCACTCTCATCTCTTCACGCGCCATCCTGTTCTCCCCATATCGATGAGCGCCTCGTCCTCGACCAAATTTCCCACCTTTTTCCCATTCCCTCTTCCAAATCCCAAAACCCCGTTTCGAAACCCCTCGAAACGCCGCAACCAGATGCGCAACCGGTGGATGCGTTTTTGCCCGCCCAAGACAAACTGCGCGGAGTCTTCCTCCAGAAGCTAAAGGGCAAGGCTGCAATTGAAACTGCTTTGTCCAATGTTGGTGCTGACGTGGACGTTAGCGTTCTCGGTAAAGTACTCAACAATGGGAACCTCAGTGGTGAATCTATGGTCAGGTTTTTCAACTGGGCAATTAAACAACCAGGGGTACCCAATGATGTTGGTAGTTACCGTGTGATTGTTAAGGCACTGGGAAGAAGAAAGTTTTTTGTGTTTATGATGGGTGTGTTGTGTGACATGAGAAAACGTGGCATTGATGGTGATTTGTTGATGTTGTCTATTGTTATTGATAGTTTTGTTAGGGCTGGTCATGTGTCTAGGGCAATTCAGATCTTTGGGAGCTTGGATGATCTTGGGGTACGGCGTGACACCGAGGCTTTGAACGTGCTTTTGTCGTGTCTTTGTCATCGTTCTCATGTTGGTGCTGCCAATTCTGTGTTGAATTCGGTGAAGGGGAAGGTGTGTTTTGATGTTGGTACATACAATGTGGTTGCTGGTGGGTGGTCTAAGATTGGTAAGGTGGGTGAGGTTGAGAGGATTATGAGGGAAATGGACACTGATGGGGTTGCACCCGATTGTAGGACGTTTGGATTCCTTATGGAGAGCTTGGGGAGGGTAGGTAGAATGGATGAAGCTGTTAAAGTTTTTTGTGCTATGAAGGAGAAGAATTGCCAACCAGATACTGCTGCTTATAATGcaatgattttcaattttttgtctgTTTGGGATTTTGAGGAGTGCATGAAGTATTATAATAGGATGTTGAGTGATAACTGTGAACCTGATCTTGATACGTTTGATAGAATAATTACTGCGTTTCTTAGAGTGAGGAAAGTGGCTGATGCGCTTCAGATGTTCGATGAGATGTTGAAGCGAGGTGTGGTGCCGTCTATTGGGACCATAACAACCTTTATCAAACGATTGTGCAGCTATGGTCCACCTTATGCTGCTTTGGTGATATACAAGAAGGCAAGAAAATCAGGGTGTGTGATATCAATGGAAGCTTATAAGATACTGCTTATGCGGCTTTCTGAGGTAGGAAAATGTGGAACATTGTTGAGCATATGGAAGGAGATGCAAGAATGTGGGTACAGTTCAGATTTGGAAGTTTATGAGTATATCATCAGTGGTCTTTGCAATGTTGGACAACTAGAAAATGCTGTTCTTGTTATGGAGGAGGCTTTGGGCAAAAGGTTTTGCCCAAGGAGGCTAGTATATAGTAAACTGAGCAACAGGCTGCTTGCTACAAAGAAAACAGAGATGGCTTACAAGCTGTTTCTGAAGATCAAACATACCCGTTCCCTTGAAAACGCAAGAAAATATTGGCGTGGTAATGGTTGGCACTTTTGA
- the LOC106753558 gene encoding putative pentatricopeptide repeat-containing protein At5g43820 isoform X2, which translates to MFRCCCTTSVICWHVGFPAMLNPLSIGGPMCGKLSSLSLQQEAVSLSRSSTLLRETSPWLASIRRGSITGSGFTGEISPSKVLSRRCYASASGAIGASPMSFRSFLFLARFTKPYHRPHLSMRRSPLSSLHAPSCSPHIDERLVLDQISHLFPIPSSKSQNPVSKPLETPQPDAQPVDAFLPAQDKLRGVFLQKLKGKAAIETALSNVGADVDVSVLGKVLNNGNLSGESMVRFFNWAIKQPGVPNDVGSYRVIVKALGRRKFFVFMMGVLCDMRKRGIDGDLLMLSIVIDSFVRAGHVSRAIQIFGSLDDLGVRRDTEALNVLLSCLCHRSHVGAANSVLNSVKGKVCFDVGTYNVVAGGWSKIGKVGEVERIMREMDTDGVAPDCRTFGFLMESLGRVGRMDEAVKVFCAMKEKNCQPDTAAYNAMIFNFLSVWDFEECMKYYNRMLSDNCEPDLDTFDRIITAFLRVRKVADALQMFDEMLKRGVVPSIGTITTFIKRLCSYGPPYAALVIYKKARKSGCVISMEAYKILLMRLSEVGKCGTLLSIWKEMQECGYSSDLEVYEYIISGLCNVGQLENAVLVMEEALGKRFCPRRLVYSKLSNRLLATKKTEMAYKLFLKIKHTRSLENARKYWRGNGWHF; encoded by the exons ATGTTTCGATGTTGCTGCACCACGAGCGTTATATGTTGGCACGTTGGTTTTCCGGCGATGCTCAATCCTCTCTCAATAGGAGGCCCG ATGTGTGGAAAACTCAGCTCCCTGAGTCTTCAACAAGAAGCAGTGTCTTTGAGCCGGTCGTCGACTTTACT AAGAGAAACATCTCCATGGCTAGCTAGTATCAGAAGGGGTTCCATCACCGGGTCTGGGTTCACCGGAGAGATTTCACC GTCAAAGGTGTTGTCAAGGAGATGCTATGCGTCAGCCTCAG GTGCAATTGGCGCGTCCCCAATGTCGTTTCGATCTTTCCTCTTCCTCGCGCGCTTCACCAAACCGTACCACCGTCCTCATCTGTCCATGCGCCGTTCCCCACTCTCATCTCTTCACGCGCCATCCTGTTCTCCCCATATCGATGAGCGCCTCGTCCTCGACCAAATTTCCCACCTTTTTCCCATTCCCTCTTCCAAATCCCAAAACCCCGTTTCGAAACCCCTCGAAACGCCGCAACCAGATGCGCAACCGGTGGATGCGTTTTTGCCCGCCCAAGACAAACTGCGCGGAGTCTTCCTCCAGAAGCTAAAGGGCAAGGCTGCAATTGAAACTGCTTTGTCCAATGTTGGTGCTGACGTGGACGTTAGCGTTCTCGGTAAAGTACTCAACAATGGGAACCTCAGTGGTGAATCTATGGTCAGGTTTTTCAACTGGGCAATTAAACAACCAGGGGTACCCAATGATGTTGGTAGTTACCGTGTGATTGTTAAGGCACTGGGAAGAAGAAAGTTTTTTGTGTTTATGATGGGTGTGTTGTGTGACATGAGAAAACGTGGCATTGATGGTGATTTGTTGATGTTGTCTATTGTTATTGATAGTTTTGTTAGGGCTGGTCATGTGTCTAGGGCAATTCAGATCTTTGGGAGCTTGGATGATCTTGGGGTACGGCGTGACACCGAGGCTTTGAACGTGCTTTTGTCGTGTCTTTGTCATCGTTCTCATGTTGGTGCTGCCAATTCTGTGTTGAATTCGGTGAAGGGGAAGGTGTGTTTTGATGTTGGTACATACAATGTGGTTGCTGGTGGGTGGTCTAAGATTGGTAAGGTGGGTGAGGTTGAGAGGATTATGAGGGAAATGGACACTGATGGGGTTGCACCCGATTGTAGGACGTTTGGATTCCTTATGGAGAGCTTGGGGAGGGTAGGTAGAATGGATGAAGCTGTTAAAGTTTTTTGTGCTATGAAGGAGAAGAATTGCCAACCAGATACTGCTGCTTATAATGcaatgattttcaattttttgtctgTTTGGGATTTTGAGGAGTGCATGAAGTATTATAATAGGATGTTGAGTGATAACTGTGAACCTGATCTTGATACGTTTGATAGAATAATTACTGCGTTTCTTAGAGTGAGGAAAGTGGCTGATGCGCTTCAGATGTTCGATGAGATGTTGAAGCGAGGTGTGGTGCCGTCTATTGGGACCATAACAACCTTTATCAAACGATTGTGCAGCTATGGTCCACCTTATGCTGCTTTGGTGATATACAAGAAGGCAAGAAAATCAGGGTGTGTGATATCAATGGAAGCTTATAAGATACTGCTTATGCGGCTTTCTGAGGTAGGAAAATGTGGAACATTGTTGAGCATATGGAAGGAGATGCAAGAATGTGGGTACAGTTCAGATTTGGAAGTTTATGAGTATATCATCAGTGGTCTTTGCAATGTTGGACAACTAGAAAATGCTGTTCTTGTTATGGAGGAGGCTTTGGGCAAAAGGTTTTGCCCAAGGAGGCTAGTATATAGTAAACTGAGCAACAGGCTGCTTGCTACAAAGAAAACAGAGATGGCTTACAAGCTGTTTCTGAAGATCAAACATACCCGTTCCCTTGAAAACGCAAGAAAATATTGGCGTGGTAATGGTTGGCACTTTTGA
- the LOC106753558 gene encoding putative pentatricopeptide repeat-containing protein At5g43820 isoform X1: MFRCCCTTSVICWHVGFPAMLNPLSIGGPMCGKLSSLSLQQEAVSLSRSSTLLRETSPWLASIRRGSITGSGFTGEISPRSKVLSRRCYASASGAIGASPMSFRSFLFLARFTKPYHRPHLSMRRSPLSSLHAPSCSPHIDERLVLDQISHLFPIPSSKSQNPVSKPLETPQPDAQPVDAFLPAQDKLRGVFLQKLKGKAAIETALSNVGADVDVSVLGKVLNNGNLSGESMVRFFNWAIKQPGVPNDVGSYRVIVKALGRRKFFVFMMGVLCDMRKRGIDGDLLMLSIVIDSFVRAGHVSRAIQIFGSLDDLGVRRDTEALNVLLSCLCHRSHVGAANSVLNSVKGKVCFDVGTYNVVAGGWSKIGKVGEVERIMREMDTDGVAPDCRTFGFLMESLGRVGRMDEAVKVFCAMKEKNCQPDTAAYNAMIFNFLSVWDFEECMKYYNRMLSDNCEPDLDTFDRIITAFLRVRKVADALQMFDEMLKRGVVPSIGTITTFIKRLCSYGPPYAALVIYKKARKSGCVISMEAYKILLMRLSEVGKCGTLLSIWKEMQECGYSSDLEVYEYIISGLCNVGQLENAVLVMEEALGKRFCPRRLVYSKLSNRLLATKKTEMAYKLFLKIKHTRSLENARKYWRGNGWHF; this comes from the exons ATGTTTCGATGTTGCTGCACCACGAGCGTTATATGTTGGCACGTTGGTTTTCCGGCGATGCTCAATCCTCTCTCAATAGGAGGCCCG ATGTGTGGAAAACTCAGCTCCCTGAGTCTTCAACAAGAAGCAGTGTCTTTGAGCCGGTCGTCGACTTTACT AAGAGAAACATCTCCATGGCTAGCTAGTATCAGAAGGGGTTCCATCACCGGGTCTGGGTTCACCGGAGAGATTTCACC AAGGTCAAAGGTGTTGTCAAGGAGATGCTATGCGTCAGCCTCAG GTGCAATTGGCGCGTCCCCAATGTCGTTTCGATCTTTCCTCTTCCTCGCGCGCTTCACCAAACCGTACCACCGTCCTCATCTGTCCATGCGCCGTTCCCCACTCTCATCTCTTCACGCGCCATCCTGTTCTCCCCATATCGATGAGCGCCTCGTCCTCGACCAAATTTCCCACCTTTTTCCCATTCCCTCTTCCAAATCCCAAAACCCCGTTTCGAAACCCCTCGAAACGCCGCAACCAGATGCGCAACCGGTGGATGCGTTTTTGCCCGCCCAAGACAAACTGCGCGGAGTCTTCCTCCAGAAGCTAAAGGGCAAGGCTGCAATTGAAACTGCTTTGTCCAATGTTGGTGCTGACGTGGACGTTAGCGTTCTCGGTAAAGTACTCAACAATGGGAACCTCAGTGGTGAATCTATGGTCAGGTTTTTCAACTGGGCAATTAAACAACCAGGGGTACCCAATGATGTTGGTAGTTACCGTGTGATTGTTAAGGCACTGGGAAGAAGAAAGTTTTTTGTGTTTATGATGGGTGTGTTGTGTGACATGAGAAAACGTGGCATTGATGGTGATTTGTTGATGTTGTCTATTGTTATTGATAGTTTTGTTAGGGCTGGTCATGTGTCTAGGGCAATTCAGATCTTTGGGAGCTTGGATGATCTTGGGGTACGGCGTGACACCGAGGCTTTGAACGTGCTTTTGTCGTGTCTTTGTCATCGTTCTCATGTTGGTGCTGCCAATTCTGTGTTGAATTCGGTGAAGGGGAAGGTGTGTTTTGATGTTGGTACATACAATGTGGTTGCTGGTGGGTGGTCTAAGATTGGTAAGGTGGGTGAGGTTGAGAGGATTATGAGGGAAATGGACACTGATGGGGTTGCACCCGATTGTAGGACGTTTGGATTCCTTATGGAGAGCTTGGGGAGGGTAGGTAGAATGGATGAAGCTGTTAAAGTTTTTTGTGCTATGAAGGAGAAGAATTGCCAACCAGATACTGCTGCTTATAATGcaatgattttcaattttttgtctgTTTGGGATTTTGAGGAGTGCATGAAGTATTATAATAGGATGTTGAGTGATAACTGTGAACCTGATCTTGATACGTTTGATAGAATAATTACTGCGTTTCTTAGAGTGAGGAAAGTGGCTGATGCGCTTCAGATGTTCGATGAGATGTTGAAGCGAGGTGTGGTGCCGTCTATTGGGACCATAACAACCTTTATCAAACGATTGTGCAGCTATGGTCCACCTTATGCTGCTTTGGTGATATACAAGAAGGCAAGAAAATCAGGGTGTGTGATATCAATGGAAGCTTATAAGATACTGCTTATGCGGCTTTCTGAGGTAGGAAAATGTGGAACATTGTTGAGCATATGGAAGGAGATGCAAGAATGTGGGTACAGTTCAGATTTGGAAGTTTATGAGTATATCATCAGTGGTCTTTGCAATGTTGGACAACTAGAAAATGCTGTTCTTGTTATGGAGGAGGCTTTGGGCAAAAGGTTTTGCCCAAGGAGGCTAGTATATAGTAAACTGAGCAACAGGCTGCTTGCTACAAAGAAAACAGAGATGGCTTACAAGCTGTTTCTGAAGATCAAACATACCCGTTCCCTTGAAAACGCAAGAAAATATTGGCGTGGTAATGGTTGGCACTTTTGA
- the LOC106753558 gene encoding putative pentatricopeptide repeat-containing protein At5g43820 isoform X3, with product MPQLVLLYHLCFLIGNVLGYICDHRVIDGAIGASPMSFRSFLFLARFTKPYHRPHLSMRRSPLSSLHAPSCSPHIDERLVLDQISHLFPIPSSKSQNPVSKPLETPQPDAQPVDAFLPAQDKLRGVFLQKLKGKAAIETALSNVGADVDVSVLGKVLNNGNLSGESMVRFFNWAIKQPGVPNDVGSYRVIVKALGRRKFFVFMMGVLCDMRKRGIDGDLLMLSIVIDSFVRAGHVSRAIQIFGSLDDLGVRRDTEALNVLLSCLCHRSHVGAANSVLNSVKGKVCFDVGTYNVVAGGWSKIGKVGEVERIMREMDTDGVAPDCRTFGFLMESLGRVGRMDEAVKVFCAMKEKNCQPDTAAYNAMIFNFLSVWDFEECMKYYNRMLSDNCEPDLDTFDRIITAFLRVRKVADALQMFDEMLKRGVVPSIGTITTFIKRLCSYGPPYAALVIYKKARKSGCVISMEAYKILLMRLSEVGKCGTLLSIWKEMQECGYSSDLEVYEYIISGLCNVGQLENAVLVMEEALGKRFCPRRLVYSKLSNRLLATKKTEMAYKLFLKIKHTRSLENARKYWRGNGWHF from the exons ATGCCGCAACTTGTTCTTCTCTATCATTTGTGTTTCCTTATAGGAAATGTGTTAGGTTACATTTGTGATCATCGTGTTATAGATG GTGCAATTGGCGCGTCCCCAATGTCGTTTCGATCTTTCCTCTTCCTCGCGCGCTTCACCAAACCGTACCACCGTCCTCATCTGTCCATGCGCCGTTCCCCACTCTCATCTCTTCACGCGCCATCCTGTTCTCCCCATATCGATGAGCGCCTCGTCCTCGACCAAATTTCCCACCTTTTTCCCATTCCCTCTTCCAAATCCCAAAACCCCGTTTCGAAACCCCTCGAAACGCCGCAACCAGATGCGCAACCGGTGGATGCGTTTTTGCCCGCCCAAGACAAACTGCGCGGAGTCTTCCTCCAGAAGCTAAAGGGCAAGGCTGCAATTGAAACTGCTTTGTCCAATGTTGGTGCTGACGTGGACGTTAGCGTTCTCGGTAAAGTACTCAACAATGGGAACCTCAGTGGTGAATCTATGGTCAGGTTTTTCAACTGGGCAATTAAACAACCAGGGGTACCCAATGATGTTGGTAGTTACCGTGTGATTGTTAAGGCACTGGGAAGAAGAAAGTTTTTTGTGTTTATGATGGGTGTGTTGTGTGACATGAGAAAACGTGGCATTGATGGTGATTTGTTGATGTTGTCTATTGTTATTGATAGTTTTGTTAGGGCTGGTCATGTGTCTAGGGCAATTCAGATCTTTGGGAGCTTGGATGATCTTGGGGTACGGCGTGACACCGAGGCTTTGAACGTGCTTTTGTCGTGTCTTTGTCATCGTTCTCATGTTGGTGCTGCCAATTCTGTGTTGAATTCGGTGAAGGGGAAGGTGTGTTTTGATGTTGGTACATACAATGTGGTTGCTGGTGGGTGGTCTAAGATTGGTAAGGTGGGTGAGGTTGAGAGGATTATGAGGGAAATGGACACTGATGGGGTTGCACCCGATTGTAGGACGTTTGGATTCCTTATGGAGAGCTTGGGGAGGGTAGGTAGAATGGATGAAGCTGTTAAAGTTTTTTGTGCTATGAAGGAGAAGAATTGCCAACCAGATACTGCTGCTTATAATGcaatgattttcaattttttgtctgTTTGGGATTTTGAGGAGTGCATGAAGTATTATAATAGGATGTTGAGTGATAACTGTGAACCTGATCTTGATACGTTTGATAGAATAATTACTGCGTTTCTTAGAGTGAGGAAAGTGGCTGATGCGCTTCAGATGTTCGATGAGATGTTGAAGCGAGGTGTGGTGCCGTCTATTGGGACCATAACAACCTTTATCAAACGATTGTGCAGCTATGGTCCACCTTATGCTGCTTTGGTGATATACAAGAAGGCAAGAAAATCAGGGTGTGTGATATCAATGGAAGCTTATAAGATACTGCTTATGCGGCTTTCTGAGGTAGGAAAATGTGGAACATTGTTGAGCATATGGAAGGAGATGCAAGAATGTGGGTACAGTTCAGATTTGGAAGTTTATGAGTATATCATCAGTGGTCTTTGCAATGTTGGACAACTAGAAAATGCTGTTCTTGTTATGGAGGAGGCTTTGGGCAAAAGGTTTTGCCCAAGGAGGCTAGTATATAGTAAACTGAGCAACAGGCTGCTTGCTACAAAGAAAACAGAGATGGCTTACAAGCTGTTTCTGAAGATCAAACATACCCGTTCCCTTGAAAACGCAAGAAAATATTGGCGTGGTAATGGTTGGCACTTTTGA
- the LOC106753586 gene encoding pentatricopeptide repeat-containing protein At2g35030, mitochondrial, which produces MKKELYHLPFTLLPHPKSPSSNVIRLTSTVAIHSEIKRCNLLISRLCQNGKIDNARKVFDEIPERDSGLWTTMISGYLKCGMIREARKLFDRLDAKKNVVTWTAMVNGYIRHNQIKEAERLFYEMPVRNVVSWNTMIDGYTRNGLTQQALDLFRRMPERNVVSWNTVITTLVQCGRVDDAQRIFDQMKERDVVSWTTMVAGFSKNGRVEDARALFDRMPDRNVVSWNAMITGYAQNGRLDEALDLFQRMPERNMPSWNTMITGFIQNAELNRAEKLFCEMPVKNVITWTAMMTGYVQHGLSEEALKAFSKMLAADGLKPNTGTFVTVLGACSDLAGLTEGQQIHQMISKTNFQDSTCVVSALINMYSKCGELRMARKMFDHGLLRQRDLISWNGMIAAYAHHGYGKEAINLFKEMQELGVPANDVTFVGLLTACSHTGLVEEGLKYFDEILKNRSIQLGENHYACLIDLCGRAGRLKEAFNIIEGLGEEASLTVWGALLAGCNVHGNADIGKLVAEKILKIDPQNAGTYSLLSNMYASAGKWKEAANVRTKMKDKGLKKQPGCSWIEVGNSVQVFVVGDKSHFQYELLGHLLDDLHTKMKKAREMPRDDLLVNVEL; this is translated from the coding sequence ATGAAGAAGGAGTTATATCATTTACCATTCACTTTGTTGCCCCATCCCAAATCACCAAGCAGCAATGTTATTAGGTTAACATCCACGGTTGCTATTCACTCGGAAATAAAGCGCTGCAATCTCCTAATCTCTAGACTCTGCCAAAATGGCAAAATCGACAATGCACGTAAAGTGTTCGACGAAATTCCTGAAAGGGACAGTGGTCTGTGGACCACAATGATAAGTGGGTACTTGAAGTGTGGCATGATCAGGGAAGCCAGGAAGCTGTTTGATAGACTGGATGCCAAAAAGAATGTGGTTACTTGGACAGCCATGGTTAATGGGTACATCAGGCATAACCAAATTAAGGAAGCTGAGAGGTTGTTTTATGAGATGCCTGTGAGGAATGTTGTGTCTTGGAACACAATGATCGATGGGTATACAAGGAATGGCCTCACCCAACAGGCTTTGGACTTGTTCAGGAGAATGCCGGAGAGGAATGTGGTTTCTTGGAATACAGTCATTACGACTTTGGTGCAATGTGGGAGAGTTGATGATGCACAGAGGATTTTTGATCAGATGAAGGAAAGGGATGTGGTTTCATGGACTACCATGGTTGCGGGTTTCTCAAAAAATGGGAGGGTTGAGGATGCTCGAGCACTCTTTGATCGTATGCCTGATAGGAATGTGGTTTCTTGGAATGCGATGATCACAGGCTATGCGCAAAATGGGAGGTTGGATGAGGCTCTGGATTTGTTTCAGAGAATGCCTGAGAGGAATATGCCTTCTTGGAATACCATGATCACGGGTTTCATTCAGAATGCGGAGTTAAATCGAGCAGAGAAGCTGTTTTGTGAAATGCCTGTGAAGAATGTCATTACTTGGACCGCAATGATGACTGGGTATGTGCAACATGGGTTAAGTGAAGAAGCATTGAAGGCATTTAGCAAAATGCTGGCTGCTGATGGGTTAAAACCCAACACTGGAACTTTTGTGACCGTTTTAGGAGCTTGTAGTGATTTAGCTGGTCTTACTGAGGGACAACAAATTCATCAAATGATCagtaaaacaaattttcagGATAGCACATGTGTTGTATCAGCGCTGATAAATATGTACTCAAAATGTGGTGAGTTGCGTATGGCTAGGAAGATGTTTGACCATGGGCTATTGAGGCAAAGGGACTTGATATCTTGGAATGGTATGATTGCTGCCTATGCACATCATGGGTATGGCAAGGAGgcaattaatttgtttaaggAAATGCAAGAATTAGGTGTCCCTGCCAATGATGTCACCTTTGTTGGACTTCTCACTGCTTGTAGTCATACTGGTTTAGTTGAGGAAGGACTTAAATACTTTGATGAAATCCTGAAAAACAGATCCATACAACTTGGAGAAAATCACTATGCATGTTTGATTGATCTTTGTGGTCGGGCAGGTAGGCTGAAAGAAGCTTTCAATATCATTGAGGGGCTTGGGGAGGAGGCTTCATTGACTGTTTGGGGAGCGCTCCTTGCTGGATGTAATGTACATGGAAATGCTGATATTGGGAAGCTTGTAGcagaaaaaattttgaaaattgatccACAGAATGCTGGCACCTATTCATTACTTTCAAATATGTATGCTTCAGCAGGGAAATGGAAAGAAGCTGCCAATGTCAGAACGAAAATGAAGGACAAGGGATTAAAGAAGCAGCCAGGTTGTAGTTGGATTGAAGTTGGCAATTCAGTGCAAGTATTTGTAGTTGGTGATAAATCACATTTTCAATATGAGCTTTTGGGACATTTACTTGATGATTTACATACAAAAATGAAGAAGGCCCGGGAAATGCCACGTGATGATTTATTAGTTAATGTGGAACTTTAG